CCATTCAATTTGTATTTGATAATAACGGTAATAAACTGGCTGTTATTTTGCCTATAGAAGAGTATGAGAGAATGTGTGAAGATTTAGAAGAGCTTGAGTCTATTAGGGCTTATGATTTAGCAAAAAACTCGAGCGATGAAGAGATACCATTTGAGAAGGCTATAGAGGGTATAGAGCATGGACTGTCTTGAAAAAGTAAAACAGTTTAATCCCGTTGATATGGTCTATGATTCAAGAGAAGTAGGAGAAGGTTATCTGTTTTTTGCCCTTAAGGGTTTTAATGTTGATGCAAATAGGTTTGTTCCTGATTTGCTTAAGCGTTTCAAGAAGATTCTTGTTATTAGTGAGAAAGAATTTGATGATGAGCGCTGTGTAAGGGTTGATGATATAAAGGGATGCATGGGTATTGTTGCTGATTGGTTTTTTAATCATCCTTCAAAAAAGCTCAAAGTTGTTGGTATAACAGGAACGAATGGCAAAACAACAACAACCTATCTGCTTAAAAGTATCTTTGAAGACGGAGAGATAATTGGCACAACGGGTTGGACGATTAAAGATGAGAGATTTAAGCTTAAAAACACAACGCCTGAGTCGATTGATTTGCATAGAATTCTAAACAGGATGGCACTTGCAGGCAGTAAGTACTGTTTTGCTGAAGTTTCATCACATGCTATCAGTCTAAGGAGAATTGAAGGTATTGAGTTTGCCTTGAAGGTGTTTACCAATATCTCTCAAGACCATTTGGATTTTTACGGGACGCTTGAGAATTATGCTCAAGCCAAACTTTCGTTTTTTGAAAGACTTAAGCCGAAGGTTGTAAATATAGACGATGAGTGGGGCAAGAGAATTGTTGATGCTGCAACGATTAGCTATGGATTTTCTGAAATGGCATTTATAAGGCCTGTTGTCTATGAGTATTCGCTTGACGGTATAAGAGCCAAAATAAACGCATTTGGCAGGCTTTTTGATATAAAATCGTCCATGATTGGTGAATATAATCTGTATAATATTATGGCTGCAATAGGCGTTGCATATTTTTTTGGTGTTGATTTTGCAAAAATTGAAGAAGGTGTTGCAAAAAGCAAAGGGGCACCTGGCAGGCTTGAGTTCTATTCAAAAGATGGTGTGTATGCTGTGATTGATTATGCTCATACGGATGATGCGATGAGAAATGTGCTTGAAGCTCTAAACAGGATAAAAAAGGGAAGAATTATAACCGTCTTTGGTGCAGGTGGCGACAGGGACAAAGGTAAAAGGCCCAAGATGGGAGCAGTTGCTGAAAGGTTAAGCGATATAGTTGTCATAACAAGTGATAATCCAAGAAGTGAAGAGCCAGAAGCTATTATAAACGATATTTTAAGCGGTGTGAAAGATAAAGAAAAAGTTGTAGTTGAACCTGATAGATTTGAAGCAATAAAAAAGGCATTAGAGATAGCTCAAAAAGGTGATATTGTCGCTATTTTAGGTAAAGGACACGAAGATTATCAGATATTGAAAGATAGAACAATTCACTTTGACGATGCTGAAGTGGTGAGAGAGCTTTGGGGATTAGCTTAGAAGAGTTATTTGATGTTATAAAGCCCTTAGAAGTTAATTTGCCTTTCGACATAAAGGAGTTAAATGGCTTTTCAATAGATTCAAGAACTATTAAAAAGGGCGAAGTGTTTATAGCGATTAAAGGAGACAGGTTTGATGGAAACGATTTTGGCAAGGATGCCGTGAAAAAAGGAGCGCTTTTTTCTATCGTCGAGAGAGAGATTGATGCACCCTTCGTGAAGGTTAAAGACGGTTTTGAAGCTTTGAAAGAGATTGCAAAACTTAAGCTTGAAAAGTCAAATGCTGAATCTATCGCAGTTGTTGGTTCTGTTGGCAAGACCACAACAAAGGAGCTTTTGACGTCGTTTTTATCCTGTTGTGGGAGTGTTCATAAGACAGTCCAAAATGAGAATAATGTTATAGGTGTTGCAAAAACACTGATTGGTCTCAACAATGAAGATTTCTGTGTTGTTGAAGTGGGTATAAATCAAAAGAATGAGATGGAGCAGATTGCATCGTTTTTTAAACCCGATTATGTGCTGTTTTTGAATGTTTCACGGGTGCATCTTGAGTTTCTGAAAGATTTAGAAAGTGTTTTTAAAGAGAAGAGTAAGATAATAACGGATAAGAGCTTTGTTGTTTATAATGCCGATGATGAGATTTTGAGTAGGCATTTTAAGAATAAGGATTTTTTGAGCTTTGGTTTTAAAAAGGGTAAAGTTAAGGGGAAGGTTGTTGATGGCTCTGTTAAAATCGAAAATCTAAGGTTTAGGTTAAAAGACGAGATTAATCCATATACGCTGCTTTCTGCTTTTGCATGCTTTAGGGCTGTTTGTGAGAGTGAAAGTGAGTGTCTGATTGATAAGCTTGAAAGCTTTGAGTCTGTTGGATACAGAATGAAGTTTGAGAAGTTAAGAGATACGAATTTTATACTTGACTGTTATAATGCCAATATCGATTCTATGAAGTATGCTATTGAAAAGCTTGCAGAAAAGAGTGGAAAAAAGCTTGCTGTTTTGGGTGATATGCTTGAGCTTGGTGAGTATTCAGAAGAGATTCACAGGGAACTTGGAAGGTATGCTTCTAATTTTGAGATAGACCTTTTCTGTGTGGGTAGAGATGCGTTTTATATGTGTGAAGAGTTTGGGAGAAAATGTGAGTTTTTTGAGAATAAGTCTGATGTTGTTGCTAAACTTGAAAATGTGTTTGAAGAGTATGATTGGATTCTGCTTAAAGCATCAAGAGGGTTAAAACTTGAAGAGATATACTTTGAGTTGAAAGAAAGGGTGAAGAAGTAATGTTTTACTATATATTTTATGAGAAGTTGATGCACTTTTTCTCGCCATTCAATGTGTTTCATTACATAACATTCAGGATGATTATGGCTTCTATTACTGCGCTTGGTTTGTCTTTATGGTTTGGCAAAAGGGTTATTCCATGGCTTAAGAAGATGCAGTTGAAAGATCAGTTTAAAGGGTATGAGCCACAATCACATAAGCAAAAAAGTGGAACACCAACGATTGGCGGCATAATTATATGGGGTGGCTTTTTTGTTTCTTCTCTTTTATGGATGAGATTTGATATTCTGCTTGACTGGATAGTTCTGTTTGGTGTTTTTGTTTTTGTCTGTATAGGTTTTTTGGATGATTTTTTGAAGATAAAGCGTGGCAAGAACAATGGGTTAAAGGCAAGAACAAAATTTGCCCTGCAGATAGTTGCAGCAATTGTTGTTGTTTGGCTGATTTACAGGTATGAGCTTAAAAACACGAACTGTGCGACATGTTTCTATATGCCTTTTGTTAAAAGTGGTGTGTTTGATTTGGGTCTGTTGTATCTGCTCGTTGGTGTGTTTGTTATTGTTGGTTCTTCAAATGCCGTTAATCTGACCGATGGACTTGATGGTCTTGCAACAGGTCCTTCACTTACGACGATTATGCCGTTGACGGTTTTTGCTTACATCTCTGGCAATACGATTTTTTCACATTACCTGCATTTGCCTTATATCTTTGGTGTTGGTGAGATAAGTATTCTGCTTAGTGCTTTGGCTGGTGCTCTACTTGGTTTTTTGTGGTATAACTGTTATCCAGCTGAAGTGTTTATGGGTGATACCGGTTCTTTGGCTTTGGGTGCATTTTTGGGGATAGTGGCCATTGCTATCAAGGAAGAGATTGTACTTGCCATTGCCGGTGGGATTTTTGTCGCTGAAACGCTTTCTGTTATTATTCAAGTTGCAAGTTATAAAACAACCGGTGAGAGAGTGTTTAGAATGGCTCCTATTCATCACCATTTTGAGCTTAAAGGTTGGCCGGAGTCTAAGGTTATTGTGAGATTCTGGATTATCTCGCTTGTGCTTGCACTTTTGAGTCTTACTGCCTTGAAGTTAAGGTGAGAAGATGAAGATTGCAGTTTTGGGTTTTGGTGAAAGTGGCAGGGCAGCCTATGAGTTTGCTTTGGCTAAAGGCTTTGAAGTGGCTGTTTTTGATGAGCGCAAGTTAAATATAGATAAACCCAATTTTTTTGTTGGTGAGAAGGCAGAGAAGTTTTTTGAGTATGAGTTTGATAGGCTTGTTTTGAGTCCGGGTATAAAGCCGACTCATAGGTTCGTTAGGTATGCTTTGGATAATGGCATTAAGGTTATAAGTGAGCTTGAGTTTGCATATGGGTTTGCAGAAGGTAAAATTATTGCAATAACAGGAACAAACGGCAAAAGCACAACGGTTAAGCTGATAGAGACTATGTTGAAGGAGTCTGGTAAGAAGGCTATAGCCTGTGGTAATTATGGGTTTGCATTTAGTAGGGCTGTTCTTGAAGATGTTGATTGGTATGTGGTTGAAGCAAGCAGTTTTCAACTTGAGTTTATAGATAAATTTAAGCCGCATATAGCTGCGATTTTGAATATAGCTTTTGACCATCTTTACTGGCATGGCAGTATGGAGAGCTATATAAATGCAAAAAGAAAGATATTTAAAAATCAAGACGAAGATGACTTTTTTATAAAGAATGAGAGTGATGATTACGAGTATAATGGAAGAGCGAAGCTGTTTGTTGTATCAAAAGACGATGATGCTGACTGCATTGTTAAAGACAACTCTGCTGTTGTAAAAAGGCCAATAGGGTTTATAATAGATAAAGCGAAGCTGTTTGGTAAGAAGAGATTTGAAAATATCTGCTTTGCGGCTTTGTCTTCAATTTTGGCTTCTGTTGATGAGAAAATAATAAAGGAGGTGGCAGAAAAGATGGAGAATTTGGAGCACAGAATAGAGTTTGTAGCTGAGATTGATGGTGTTAAGTTTTACAATGATTCAAAGGCTACCAATCTTGATGCTGTTGAGAATGCCATCAACTCGTTTGATGAGAGTGTTAGGCTTGTTGTAATTTTGGGTGGTAAACATAAGGGTGAGTCTTATGCCAAACTTATGCCTTTACTTGAGAAAAGGGCTAAGGCTGTTGTGGTTTATGGTGAAGATAGAAAAAAGATTTTGGTTGATTTAGAGAAGTTTATTCCTGTTCCATTGCCTGCTTTAAATATTTGGGGGGCTATTAGAGCAGCATTTGAAGTTGCAGGTAAGGGTGATGTTGTTCTGTTCAGTCCGGGTGGTTCAAGCTGTGAGCCTTACAAGAACTTTGAAGAGCGCGGAAAGACGTTTAAAGATGAGGTGATGAAGTTCAAGGAAGAGTATGAGAATGCGCCTTTCTTTTAAGCCGTCGCTTGTAATTCTGCCATACTTTTTGCTTTTGGCTATAGGGATAGTGGAGGTTTGGTCTTCTTCTTACTACTTTGCTTATAGAAATAATTTAAATACGGCATTTTTTTTAAAGAAAGAGCTTTTTTTTATAGGATTGTCTATATTTGCTTCTTTTGTTTCTTCTCTTGTTGACTATAGATTTTTGAAAAATCTGTCTTTTTCATTTGTTATTTTGTCTTTGTTTATGCTTATTGTTTTGCATCTGTTTGGGCATGAAATAAGAGGTGCAACAAGATGGATAGATTTGTTTGGGATTATGTTTGAACCGTCTTCTATTGCTGAATTGGCTATATTAATTTATATTGCAGATTTTATAAGCAGGAAGTCTGAATATAAGGAAGATTTAATGAAAGGTGTTATGCCTGTTGCGTTTGTTGTGGGTTTGTTTGTTATTTTAATTGCCCTTGAGCCTGATATAGGAACGGCTGCTCTTATATTTTTTACATTTTTGGGTGTAATATATGTATTTGGTTATAAGTTTAAACATGCTGTTGGTCTACTTTTTCCTTCCTTAATTGTTTTTGCTATGCTTGTGTATTCTAATCCTCAAAAGTTGCAGAGAGTTGTTAATTTTTTTGTAACAAAAAGGGTTAATTATCAAGTTGAACATGCTTTAATCGCTTTGGGGAGCGGAGGATTATTTGGACAGGGTGTTGGCGCTGGAATATATAAAAGTCTTTTTGTTCCTGATTCACATAATGATTTTATAATGGCTGGCGTTGGAGAGGATTTTGGATTTGTGGGTGTTGCTGTTGTTATTACATTAATAAGTTTGATTATTTTTTCTATTTTTATACTCGCGAGGTCGTGTAAAGATAAATTTGGTTCTTCCCTTGTTTTTGGTATAGGGTTATTGTTAGCATTGCAATCTTTAATAAACTTGTTTACTGTGTTGCATATGTTTCCACCAAAAGGTATAACAATGCCTTTTTTGAGCTATGGAGGAACGAATTTATTGGTTGATAGTATTTTTTTGGGAATAGTCTTGAGCGTCTATAGAAGGTGCCCTTTAGATGGAGAAGAAACTTAGCAAGCTTTTAGACGGCGAAAATGTGAGAAATATATTTTTGGTTAGACATCCGCAGGTTGAAAATTATAAAAGCAATGTGTTTAATGGGAGGATTGATGTTGGTCTATCTGCTGAAGGGCTAAGACAGGCTGAAGATTTGTATAGATATTTCAAGGATAAGGTTGAGCTTGTTTTTACTTCGCCGTTGAAAAGGTGTAGGGTTGTGGCTGAGAAGTTTGATTTTGTTAAGGTTGATGAGAGATTAATAGAGAGAAGTTTTGGTATATTTGAGTCGTTGAATTGGCAACAGATTGAAGAGAGATACCCAAAAGAAGCGGAAGCTTTTTTGAAAGAGCCGTTTCATTATAAACCGCCCAAAGGTGAGAGTTTTTATGATGTTGAAAAACGCATAAAGGGTTTTGTTGATGAGCTTTTGAAGGTTGAAAAGGATGTGCTTGTTGTTTCTCATGGTGGTGTAAATAGGATAATTATAAAACTGTTGCTTGGTTTGGCTGAAGAGTCGTTACTTAAGATTTCACAGGATTATGCGTGTATAAATCAGTTTCAAACTGACGGTAAGTTTGTTCTTGTTAAACTCCTTAATGGGCAGGTGTGTTTTGATAGGCGTGTTTGATTCTGGTGTTGGTGGTTTGAGTGTTGTCAAGCATCTGCTTGATAGGTTTAATTCAGACATTATCTATTTGGGCGATACGGCAAGGTTGCCATACGGCACAAAGTCGAAGGATACGATTATTAAATACTCCATTCAAAATGCTAATTTTTTGATAAAACAGGGTATAGATGCTCTAATTGTTGCATGCAACAGTGCATCTGCTGCATCAATTGATGTTTTGAAGGAAAAGTTTGACATTCCTGTTTTTGGCGTTATAGAGCCTGCATCAAAAAAGGCTGCAAGGTTTGAGAAGGTTTGTGTTATAGGAACAACGACAACGGTTGAAAGTAAGGCATACTTAAAGAAAATAAAACAGTTTAACGATAAATGTGTGGTTGTTCAAAAAGCCTGCCCTTTGTTTGTGCCGCTTGTGGAAGAAGGCTGGATTGATGATGAGATAACCTTGCTTGTTGCAAAAAGATATCTTGAAGGTATAGAGTGCGATGCTATGATATTGGGATGCACGCACTATCCACTGCTTAGAAGTGTGATAGAGAAGGTTTTGCCTGATGTTTATCTGATAGATAGTGGCGAGAGTTTGGCAGAGTTGTTAGAAGATAAAAGAGAGATTTTTGAAGGCAATGGTGAGCTTATCTGCTATACGACGGATTCTGCCGATAAGTTTTCAAAACTCGGCAGCATGTTTTTGGGTAAAAGGTTCAATGGAGTAAAACTTGTGGATTTAGGGTGATAAATAATGGTTAGGATTGCTGTTGTTGATTATGAGTCTGGTAATGTCAGGAGCGTTTTGAAGGCTGTTGAGAAGGTTGGCGGTGTTGGTTTTCTTACGCATAACAGCGATGAGATTCTCTTATCTGATGGAGTGATACTGCCTGGTGTTGGTGCGTTTGGCGATTGTAAGAATAAGCTTGAAAAGTATGAACTTGTTGAGACGATTAAAAGCGTTGTTGATAGTGGAAAACCGTTTTTGGGTATCTGTGTCGGCATGCAGCTGTTGTTTGAGAAGAGCTATGAGTTTGGTGAACATGAAGGCTTCGGCTTTGTTAAGGGTGAAGTTAGAAGATTTGAAGCATACAACGGCTTTAAAGTGCCGCATATGGGCTGGAATAGGGTTTGTCTTTCAGATAATAGGCTGTTTTACGGCATAGAGAATAACAGCTATTTTTATTTTGTTCACTCTTACTATGCAAAAGCAGAAGATGACTCAGAGATTGCAACATGCAGGTATTCTATTGAATTTACGGCTGCAGTTAATAAAGGTAAAATGTGGGGTGTTCAGTTTCATCCAGAAAAGAGCCAACAAGTTGGGTTGAAGCTTCTTAAAAACTTTTGTGATATATGTGAGGGTAAGTTATGATAATAATCCCTGCGATAGATATAATAGATGGCAAGGTTGTAAGGCTAAAGAAGGGAAAAAAGGACGATGTTACGGTTTACAGTGATAATCCGATTGAGATGATAGAGTATTTTAACGATTTGGGTATAAGAAGAGTTCACATTGTCGATTTGGATGCTGCATTTACTGCTGGTAAGAAGAACAATCGCAAGCTTATCTGGGAGATGGCAAAGATAAGCAAGTCAATGATAGAAGTTGGCGGCGGCGTTAGGAGATTTGAAGATGTTGAAGAGATACTCTGCTGCTATGTGAATAAGGTGATTTTGGGAACAATGCCTGTCAAGGAGCCTGAAGAGTTTGAAAGGGCTGTCTCTGTGTTTAAAGATAAGCTGATTGCTGGTGTTGATGTTGAAAATGGGTATGTTAAGATTTCTGGATGGCAGGAGAATCCAAAGATTGAATATATCTCTTTTCTGCTTATGATGAGAGATAAGGGCATAAAAGAAGCGATTATTACAGATATAACAAGGGATGGAATGCTTAAAGGCATAGATGCTGAGTTTTACAAGGATATAGCGCTAAAGACGGATATGGATATCATTGTATCTGGTGGTGTTAGGGATATTAACGATATTAAAAAGGTTAAAGAGTTGGGTAAGTTCGGTGTTGTTGGCGTTATTATAGGTAGGGCATTTTATGAAAAAACCATATCCTTAGAGGAAGCGGTGAGGTTGCAAGATGATTAAGATAACGACTGTTGTGGAGAATACAGCGACAAAGGCTCGCTTTAGGGCAGAGCA
This genomic stretch from Hippea alviniae EP5-r harbors:
- a CDS encoding UDP-N-acetylmuramoyl-L-alanyl-D-glutamate--2,6-diaminopimelate ligase: MDCLEKVKQFNPVDMVYDSREVGEGYLFFALKGFNVDANRFVPDLLKRFKKILVISEKEFDDERCVRVDDIKGCMGIVADWFFNHPSKKLKVVGITGTNGKTTTTYLLKSIFEDGEIIGTTGWTIKDERFKLKNTTPESIDLHRILNRMALAGSKYCFAEVSSHAISLRRIEGIEFALKVFTNISQDHLDFYGTLENYAQAKLSFFERLKPKVVNIDDEWGKRIVDAATISYGFSEMAFIRPVVYEYSLDGIRAKINAFGRLFDIKSSMIGEYNLYNIMAAIGVAYFFGVDFAKIEEGVAKSKGAPGRLEFYSKDGVYAVIDYAHTDDAMRNVLEALNRIKKGRIITVFGAGGDRDKGKRPKMGAVAERLSDIVVITSDNPRSEEPEAIINDILSGVKDKEKVVVEPDRFEAIKKALEIAQKGDIVAILGKGHEDYQILKDRTIHFDDAEVVRELWGLA
- a CDS encoding UDP-N-acetylmuramoyl-tripeptide--D-alanyl-D-alanine ligase encodes the protein MGISLEELFDVIKPLEVNLPFDIKELNGFSIDSRTIKKGEVFIAIKGDRFDGNDFGKDAVKKGALFSIVEREIDAPFVKVKDGFEALKEIAKLKLEKSNAESIAVVGSVGKTTTKELLTSFLSCCGSVHKTVQNENNVIGVAKTLIGLNNEDFCVVEVGINQKNEMEQIASFFKPDYVLFLNVSRVHLEFLKDLESVFKEKSKIITDKSFVVYNADDEILSRHFKNKDFLSFGFKKGKVKGKVVDGSVKIENLRFRLKDEINPYTLLSAFACFRAVCESESECLIDKLESFESVGYRMKFEKLRDTNFILDCYNANIDSMKYAIEKLAEKSGKKLAVLGDMLELGEYSEEIHRELGRYASNFEIDLFCVGRDAFYMCEEFGRKCEFFENKSDVVAKLENVFEEYDWILLKASRGLKLEEIYFELKERVKK
- the mraY gene encoding phospho-N-acetylmuramoyl-pentapeptide-transferase, coding for MFYYIFYEKLMHFFSPFNVFHYITFRMIMASITALGLSLWFGKRVIPWLKKMQLKDQFKGYEPQSHKQKSGTPTIGGIIIWGGFFVSSLLWMRFDILLDWIVLFGVFVFVCIGFLDDFLKIKRGKNNGLKARTKFALQIVAAIVVVWLIYRYELKNTNCATCFYMPFVKSGVFDLGLLYLLVGVFVIVGSSNAVNLTDGLDGLATGPSLTTIMPLTVFAYISGNTIFSHYLHLPYIFGVGEISILLSALAGALLGFLWYNCYPAEVFMGDTGSLALGAFLGIVAIAIKEEIVLAIAGGIFVAETLSVIIQVASYKTTGERVFRMAPIHHHFELKGWPESKVIVRFWIISLVLALLSLTALKLR
- the murD gene encoding UDP-N-acetylmuramoyl-L-alanine--D-glutamate ligase, with the protein product MKIAVLGFGESGRAAYEFALAKGFEVAVFDERKLNIDKPNFFVGEKAEKFFEYEFDRLVLSPGIKPTHRFVRYALDNGIKVISELEFAYGFAEGKIIAITGTNGKSTTVKLIETMLKESGKKAIACGNYGFAFSRAVLEDVDWYVVEASSFQLEFIDKFKPHIAAILNIAFDHLYWHGSMESYINAKRKIFKNQDEDDFFIKNESDDYEYNGRAKLFVVSKDDDADCIVKDNSAVVKRPIGFIIDKAKLFGKKRFENICFAALSSILASVDEKIIKEVAEKMENLEHRIEFVAEIDGVKFYNDSKATNLDAVENAINSFDESVRLVVILGGKHKGESYAKLMPLLEKRAKAVVVYGEDRKKILVDLEKFIPVPLPALNIWGAIRAAFEVAGKGDVVLFSPGGSSCEPYKNFEERGKTFKDEVMKFKEEYENAPFF
- a CDS encoding FtsW/RodA/SpoVE family cell cycle protein, whose amino-acid sequence is MRMRLSFKPSLVILPYFLLLAIGIVEVWSSSYYFAYRNNLNTAFFLKKELFFIGLSIFASFVSSLVDYRFLKNLSFSFVILSLFMLIVLHLFGHEIRGATRWIDLFGIMFEPSSIAELAILIYIADFISRKSEYKEDLMKGVMPVAFVVGLFVILIALEPDIGTAALIFFTFLGVIYVFGYKFKHAVGLLFPSLIVFAMLVYSNPQKLQRVVNFFVTKRVNYQVEHALIALGSGGLFGQGVGAGIYKSLFVPDSHNDFIMAGVGEDFGFVGVAVVITLISLIIFSIFILARSCKDKFGSSLVFGIGLLLALQSLINLFTVLHMFPPKGITMPFLSYGGTNLLVDSIFLGIVLSVYRRCPLDGEET
- a CDS encoding histidine phosphatase family protein → MEKKLSKLLDGENVRNIFLVRHPQVENYKSNVFNGRIDVGLSAEGLRQAEDLYRYFKDKVELVFTSPLKRCRVVAEKFDFVKVDERLIERSFGIFESLNWQQIEERYPKEAEAFLKEPFHYKPPKGESFYDVEKRIKGFVDELLKVEKDVLVVSHGGVNRIIIKLLLGLAEESLLKISQDYACINQFQTDGKFVLVKLLNGQVCFDRRV
- the murI gene encoding glutamate racemase — its product is MGRCVLIGVFDSGVGGLSVVKHLLDRFNSDIIYLGDTARLPYGTKSKDTIIKYSIQNANFLIKQGIDALIVACNSASAASIDVLKEKFDIPVFGVIEPASKKAARFEKVCVIGTTTTVESKAYLKKIKQFNDKCVVVQKACPLFVPLVEEGWIDDEITLLVAKRYLEGIECDAMILGCTHYPLLRSVIEKVLPDVYLIDSGESLAELLEDKREIFEGNGELICYTTDSADKFSKLGSMFLGKRFNGVKLVDLG
- the hisH gene encoding imidazole glycerol phosphate synthase subunit HisH, with product MVRIAVVDYESGNVRSVLKAVEKVGGVGFLTHNSDEILLSDGVILPGVGAFGDCKNKLEKYELVETIKSVVDSGKPFLGICVGMQLLFEKSYEFGEHEGFGFVKGEVRRFEAYNGFKVPHMGWNRVCLSDNRLFYGIENNSYFYFVHSYYAKAEDDSEIATCRYSIEFTAAVNKGKMWGVQFHPEKSQQVGLKLLKNFCDICEGKL
- the hisA gene encoding 1-(5-phosphoribosyl)-5-[(5-phosphoribosylamino)methylideneamino]imidazole-4-carboxamide isomerase, with translation MIIIPAIDIIDGKVVRLKKGKKDDVTVYSDNPIEMIEYFNDLGIRRVHIVDLDAAFTAGKKNNRKLIWEMAKISKSMIEVGGGVRRFEDVEEILCCYVNKVILGTMPVKEPEEFERAVSVFKDKLIAGVDVENGYVKISGWQENPKIEYISFLLMMRDKGIKEAIITDITRDGMLKGIDAEFYKDIALKTDMDIIVSGGVRDINDIKKVKELGKFGVVGVIIGRAFYEKTISLEEAVRLQDD